The segment TCGGTACCCAGAGACACGACCGCCCCCGCCGATCTGAGGTCATTCATGCGGATGGCGCCGTCCGCCATGTAGCAATTCGATGTGGGACAGTGGGCCACTCCGGCGCCCGCCTCGCCCAGGGCCGCCACCTCTTCGTCATCGAACCAGACGCCGTGCGCGATCGCGGCCCTCTCGTCGAGGATGCCGGCGCGCTGCATCCAGTGGACGGGCCGTTCGCCGTAGCAGGATATGTAGGCATCCGGATCCGTCGTCGGCGCCGAGCAATGAATGTGCCACCGGGTGTCGAGTTCGTGGGCCAGTGCGACCGAGTCGAGGATGAGGCTCCGTTCGATGAAGTTCCCGTCCGGCGCCGGCCAGACCCCCACCTTCCGGCCGGACGTCGCCTCGATGGCGGCCCGGGTAATCTCGAGCTCCTCCTCCGGTGGTATGGCGAAGAGGTAGTCGGGAATGTCGTAGTGGCGCGTCACCTCGGCCGGTGACCCGAAGATGCCCCGCGTCACCGTCCCGCGCAGGCCCACCTCCTCGATGGTTCGAGCCACCCCGACGGTCGTATCCACGTCTGTGGGGGAGTAGTGATCGTCCACCACCGCGGTGGTGCCGGCCCGAGCGGCTTCTAGCGCGGTCAACCTGACCCCGGCCCAGGCTTCCTCCCTGCTGATCACCTGCGCGTACGGCCACATGAAGTCGGTGAGCCAGGGGTAGAGCGGCAT is part of the bacterium genome and harbors:
- a CDS encoding amidohydrolase, yielding MNVEHDTVCDLLLTNGSVITVDDERRVLEPGAVAIRGDRILAVGTPGDLEGFRATRVIDCSGKAVLPGFVDTHTHMFQSLGRGLGEGMPLYPWLTDFMWPYAQVISREEAWAGVRLTALEAARAGTTAVVDDHYSPTDVDTTVGVARTIEEVGLRGTVTRGIFGSPAEVTRHYDIPDYLFAIPPEEELEITRAAIEATSGRKVGVWPAPDGNFIERSLILDSVALAHELDTRWHIHCSAPTTDPDAYISCYGERPVHWMQRAGILDERAAIAHGVWFDDEEVAALGEAGAGVAHCPTSNCYMADGAIRMNDLRSAGAVVSLGTDGSACDHRQDMFEQMKQAIFVQRLHTLEPTSLRSEDALELATREGARYLGIDAGILAPGKLADIAVVDLERVHLQPLNRTISTLVYAGRGSDVVMTIVGGEVIYENGASTKVDEAEVIAEARARSVELIERAGITGLLKPWRRHRG